Proteins encoded in a region of the Nitrospira sp. genome:
- a CDS encoding energy transducer TonB, producing the protein MGSCRLATIVVFLTLSLSLNLGLAAEGDRATHHSDHEEDVVLLPPVHVHGLPLNKDRQAGPVPTHTPWPVIPPVLEGTVLDDWMKVRLLVAKNATSEIVILEPCKHRELTHAGVGALKQWKFDPQMKGDEPVDGELTVRIHFRTQ; encoded by the coding sequence ATGGGATCTTGCAGACTGGCAACGATCGTCGTTTTCCTGACCCTCAGCCTTAGCCTGAACCTGGGCCTCGCGGCCGAGGGGGATCGGGCCACGCATCACTCGGATCACGAGGAGGACGTCGTTCTGTTGCCACCGGTGCACGTGCACGGGCTCCCGCTGAACAAGGATCGGCAAGCGGGGCCCGTGCCCACCCACACCCCCTGGCCGGTCATCCCGCCGGTGCTGGAGGGGACAGTCCTCGATGACTGGATGAAAGTGCGGCTGCTCGTGGCGAAAAATGCGACGTCGGAAATTGTCATCCTGGAGCCCTGCAAGCACCGCGAGCTGACCCATGCCGGAGTCGGCGCGCTCAAGCAGTGGAAGTTCGATCCGCAGATGAAGGGGGACGAGCCGGTGGATGGGGAACTGACGGTCCGCATCCATTTCCGCACGCAGTAG
- a CDS encoding phosphatase PAP2 family protein has translation MDVAIFQVINALAGQSEWLDGLMAQLGQLKLLMPLGLAALGWWMWTRRVEAALAGPVLGVSLGVGDFLGAQVKWLLARPRPCQVLSGVHQITGCGGTFSFPSNHALNTAAAAAFLQVLYPKTGWVSWPLVAVIGYSRVYVGGHYPTDVLGGWAIGGALGAGVALLLLRWPKFRGPHSADKPTR, from the coding sequence ATGGACGTGGCCATTTTCCAGGTGATCAACGCGCTGGCCGGCCAGTCCGAATGGCTGGATGGGCTCATGGCCCAGCTTGGCCAACTGAAGTTGCTCATGCCGCTAGGCCTGGCCGCGCTGGGGTGGTGGATGTGGACGCGTCGTGTCGAGGCCGCCCTGGCCGGGCCGGTGCTGGGCGTCTCGCTTGGCGTGGGGGATTTTCTTGGCGCGCAGGTCAAATGGCTGCTCGCGCGGCCGCGTCCCTGCCAGGTGCTCTCCGGCGTCCATCAGATTACCGGCTGCGGTGGTACGTTCAGTTTTCCCTCCAACCATGCGCTCAATACGGCGGCGGCCGCTGCGTTTTTGCAGGTCCTCTATCCGAAAACCGGCTGGGTCAGCTGGCCGCTCGTGGCCGTCATCGGCTATTCGCGGGTGTATGTCGGTGGGCACTATCCGACCGACGTGCTGGGCGGTTGGGCAATCGGGGGCGCGCTCGGCGCGGGGGTGGCGCTGCTACTGCTCCGCTGGCCGAAGTTTCGCGGCCCGCATTCGGCAGACAAGCCGACGCGCTAG
- a CDS encoding TatD family deoxyribonuclease has protein sequence MLIDTHTHLDDPRYDDDREAMITRARDAGVEAFLTIGCDLATSTAAVELAARYPFVYAAIGVHPHEVRHIAANWYEELRRLAQHPKVVAYGEIGLDYHYNHSPPTLQRERFREQIALARDLNLPIIVHTREAQEDTIAILKEERAGTAGGVFHCFTGDAWLAKDGLDLGFYLSFSGVVTFPNATMLREIVKTVPMDRVLIETDCPYLTPAPHRGKRNEPAYVKLVAETIATVKSTESPISAEEVGRLTSANARRLFALPDEPGAGRNNASLPACS, from the coding sequence ATGCTCATCGACACCCACACCCACTTGGACGACCCCCGCTACGACGACGATCGCGAGGCGATGATCACCCGCGCCCGCGACGCCGGCGTCGAGGCCTTCCTGACGATCGGCTGTGATCTGGCTACCAGTACGGCCGCGGTCGAGCTGGCCGCCCGATACCCGTTTGTCTATGCCGCCATTGGCGTGCATCCACACGAAGTCCGGCACATCGCCGCAAATTGGTACGAGGAGCTGCGCCGGTTGGCACAGCATCCCAAGGTTGTGGCGTATGGAGAAATTGGCCTCGATTACCATTACAATCACTCCCCGCCCACGCTGCAGCGGGAGCGGTTTCGCGAGCAAATCGCCTTGGCGCGCGACCTCAACCTTCCGATCATCGTCCACACGCGGGAAGCCCAGGAAGACACCATCGCGATCCTAAAGGAAGAGCGGGCCGGCACGGCGGGTGGCGTCTTCCATTGCTTCACCGGCGATGCCTGGCTGGCGAAAGACGGACTCGACCTGGGTTTTTATTTGTCCTTCTCTGGGGTCGTGACCTTTCCGAACGCCACGATGCTGCGCGAGATCGTTAAGACCGTGCCAATGGATCGGGTCCTGATTGAAACCGACTGCCCCTATCTCACGCCAGCCCCGCATCGCGGCAAACGGAACGAGCCGGCCTACGTCAAACTGGTTGCCGAGACCATTGCGACCGTCAAAAGCACGGAGTCGCCCATCAGCGCGGAGGAGGTAGGACGGCTTACCTCCGCGAACGCACGCCGCCTGTTCGCACTACCGGACGAACCGGGTGCCGGGCGGAACAATGCGAGTCTCCCTGCGTGTTCTTGA